The Verrucomicrobiota bacterium genome includes the window AACACGGGCAAATGCCCGTTGAAGTAGACCACTTTGTCTCCTTCCGTTCGACACGCCAGATCGCGGTTGAGCTCCACAGACCCGGCAGGAAACATCGGTCATTGAACTTGCGGCATTCACTTATTCACCGCCACCACCCCCATCCTTGAAAGTCGAAAATGTCCCTCTTGGTCTCAATTCCATTCCACTCCACCCAATCTTTCCCCGCATGAGGTCAGGATGTCTGAGGCTGCTGCGGCATGATCCGAATCGTCCTGCTGTCGTCCACGGTTGGTATTTGGGTTGGCATGAGCAGTTCCGGGCAGTTTCGACCCTTTTCCGCTCATCATTATTCTCTCATTCCTTTCGGCAGAAATGGAGGGTTCCTTAACCCGAAAAAGAGCGGGACTTCACCCAGGGCCCGCCAATCCTTCTCGGACCATAAACTTTTGCCGGTTTCTGTCGATGAACGGGAGAATATCTTTCTTATGGAAATTCTGTCCATGCCCACCGGCCTCGTGCCGCTGGATCGCTCCGTGATCGAGTCGCGTGTCCGAAGTTGTGCCCGGCTTCCGTCCTTGGGCAGTGTCAACAGCGCGCTGCGCGAACTGCTCAACGCCGACCAGCGCTACACCTCCCAAATCTCCGAAGTCATCCGGCGGGATCCCAGTCTGACATCCCGCCTGCTGCGCCTGGTGAACTCGGTCTATTTCGGGAGGTCATCGCAGGTGAACAGCATTGAGGAGGCGGTGTTCTATCTAGGCGTGCGCCAGATCCGCCAACTCGCCATGGTCACGCCCGTAATCGAGGATTTCCAAAAACTCGCGGGCCATGCCGTGTTCGAATGGCGTGAGTTTTGGCAGCACTGCATCGGGGTCGCCATCATGACCCGAGAGGTGCTGAGCACCATTCAGTCGCCGGCCGACGACGCGGACTATGTCGCGGGACTGGTTCACGACGTCGGCAAGATCGTCATGGCCTCCGCTTTTCCGGCGCATTTTCATTCCATCCACGGCCAGGCTGCGGCCGCGGCTCGCGATCTGTGCGAGATCGAGACGGAAGTGCTCGGGATGAACCACTGCGAATTGGGAGCCTTGTATCTCCGAAATCACATCCTGCCCGAAGTCATGGTCGAATCGGCCGCCTTCCATCATCAACCGGAGCGGTCCACCCACTATACTTCCATCGTGGCCGCAGTGCAGATCGCGGATCTGCTGGTCCGGAACGCGCGCATCGGCAAGAGCGGCAATCGAATCGAAGTCTCCAGCGAGGACTGGATGCACGCGCCAGGATGGGATTTGCTCTTTCCGAATCCGCAGGAGGCGGAACAAGCGATCGCGCGCGCCGGACTCCAGCGGAGCTTGGAAAGGCTGCCCACAATCCTCGAAGGGCTCGTTTAGCGGCTGGACATCTGGATTCCACGTCGGCGTTGGAGTCGGTCCGGCCGAAGGGGCTCACCAGATCAAGAAAAGGATCAGGGCAAAAAAACCGCCCCGCCGGTGAGAGCGGAGCGGGTGGAGAGTCAGTTTCCTTTAGCTGCCCTTCTCGACTTTTTCACCGGCTTCCTTCCAGCCGCTGATGCCAGCCGAAAGGTGCTTGATGTTCTTGTAGCCGAGTTTCTTGGCCGCTTTGGCAGCCTGCGCGTAGGCATTGCACTTGGGTCCGCCGCAATAGG containing:
- a CDS encoding HDOD domain-containing protein — its product is MIRIVLLSSTVGIWVGMSSSGQFRPFSAHHYSLIPFGRNGGFLNPKKSGTSPRARQSFSDHKLLPVSVDERENIFLMEILSMPTGLVPLDRSVIESRVRSCARLPSLGSVNSALRELLNADQRYTSQISEVIRRDPSLTSRLLRLVNSVYFGRSSQVNSIEEAVFYLGVRQIRQLAMVTPVIEDFQKLAGHAVFEWREFWQHCIGVAIMTREVLSTIQSPADDADYVAGLVHDVGKIVMASAFPAHFHSIHGQAAAAARDLCEIETEVLGMNHCELGALYLRNHILPEVMVESAAFHHQPERSTHYTSIVAAVQIADLLVRNARIGKSGNRIEVSSEDWMHAPGWDLLFPNPQEAEQAIARAGLQRSLERLPTILEGLV